The DNA window CAACGATGTCTTCCATGGTCAGCATTCCCGTGCAAGATCCGAACTCGTTGACCACGATGACCATCGTCTCCCCTCGGCGCTGCATCTCGACCATCAGGCGGTCAATCCTCTTCGTCTCCGGCACGAACGTCACCGGCCTGACGTAAGCCTCCACCGTTTCGCCGCGCCCCGGGTCGAGGAGCACATCGAAGAGGAGCACGATCCCCACGATTCGATCGGTCCGCCTCTCGTGAACAGGGATGCGGGTGTAGGGGCGTCGCCGGACAAGCGTGCGGAACATCTCGAGGCTCGAGTCTCTCGCCACGGTCACCACCGAGGGCATCGGCACCATCACCTCTCGCGCGGTCGTGTGCCCGAAGTCGAGGATCGATTGGAGCATCCTCTTCTCCTGGCGAAGCGGACCCGTCTCCCCTCCCACGTCCTGAACGAGCACCTTCAGGTCCTGCCGCGTGACCGGAGCGCCCCTCCTGTCCCTGCGCAGCAGTCCCAGGGTCAGATGGATGACAACGCTCGCCGCCGCGGTGACCGGCAGGAGAAGGAGATCGAGGGCGAAGAGGGGGCGCGAAGCCCCCATGAGAACCGACTCGGCTCGCGGCCTCGCGGCGGCTTTCGGGAGCACCTGCCCGAAGACAAGGA is part of the Candidatus Eisenbacteria bacterium genome and encodes:
- a CDS encoding HlyC/CorC family transporter, which gives rise to LVFGQVLPKAAARPRAESVLMGASRPLFALDLLLLPVTAAASVVIHLTLGLLRRDRRGAPVTRQDLKVLVQDVGGETGPLRQEKRMLQSILDFGHTTAREVMVPMPSVVTVARDSSLEMFRTLVRRRPYTRIPVHERRTDRIVGIVLLFDVLLDPGRGETVEAYVRPVTFVPETKRIDRLMVEMQRRGETMVIVVNEFGSCTGMLTMEDIVEEIMGELADDHEVGVKRIRSLGDGVYIVDALTDIDDLNEELGLELPKSRYDTIGGLIMRRLGRIPQEGEGLDYDGVVLEVLEAYPYGVRTVKLKVPSQRAEES